AGATGTTGTGTCTGTCAATGAACCCTTATCTGATGCGACTGACAAAGACATGAACGAGTTTGTGAGTATACAAGTGCAAACAatattacttgtcttttttcattttaatgtgACCACTATGTGGGCTAATATTATCCATAGGCATCTTGGTTGGGTGGATCATATGTTGCTGGATCTGCTGAACCATTGAATGGATTGCTGAGTATCCCTCTGGCTGATGCGGCTAACGTTGAGTTCCATTTGGAAAAGGTGATATTTCCATGAAATGCTGCTATATATGAATTGCTTGTAGATATTTTGATTTCTGTTTGAAGAAGGCTTTTGACTTTTGTTACCTACCATTGGCAGGAAGCAGAGAGGAAATTCGCTTTGAACCTTTTGGAACTATATAAGAATATCAGACGAGCAGTCAACCTTCATGGGGATTTATCTCATGATCTTGCTGAATTAACAGTTGGACGCTTTGGCGGTATCGATGTAAGGGCTTTTATTTGTCATTTcttctgtgtgtgtgtgttttttttactttccaGAGTCTTAGTTTTGAAGAATGAATTGGAGAGCTTGTAGACATTAAAGCTGTCTACATATTGTTCAATCATCTTGTTATTCAGCTTAACCCCACTGCGGCTATTATTTGATATTCTCTCTGGAAATTACAGGCTTTAGCACAGGAGTATGGGCAAGGTATGGCTACAAAAGGGATGGATGTATTGCTTGCCACACTATCAAAGCTATTCCATCTGTTGGAGTCATCTCATAAAGGTGAAATGTCTCTTTGATTTGATAATCCTCTTGAAAGTTTTtctgttctgtttgtaagttgAAAAATGTTTGGGATGTTGCAGGCCAAATTGTTGGAGTGATCGTCCTTGATGAGAGAGTAAACCAAGAATCAGCTAATCTGCTGACCGTTGGGTCTTCTTCTCGTTCATCCGCAAGGTCGATGGCTGAGGTAGAGGCAGTTCCAAGTGGAGCCATTATCGCTCAAGTTATTCTTGTTAGGCTGACACTTGCATGGTTAACTGGAATAATCCTTCTCATTGCAACTATCCTTGGGGTAAGTTCACATGATTCCTTCCTTATCTGCCAATGTAGAGTTGATTACTACTGAAGTGTCCTGCTTTCTAAAGAATCATCAGAcagtttgtaaaaaaaaaaagatttgtagcTGAATATTGAAATTATAAGTCGTTGGAGTTGACAGCCGTGCTTCTCATGGTTTGTTGCAGGTGTACTTCCTTATGTACATGCCTTTGACGAAGGACACGCTCCTATATTCAAACGTGAAGCTCGATTAATACAAAGATTCTCAGCCGTGTTTCTCAACTGGCTACATTTGAAAACAGTAGTCTTATTTGAATGTTTTAAGAGAAGGATGATACCTTGTTGTGGCCAAGACCAGTGGGATGTGTTTTTACGTGTATATTGACCTAAGGTTACATTCTcgatttgttatttattttcttatttcgtATACGTGGGTCTCAATcctgataataataataataaaaaacactTTTGGACATTTTCATGTAATCTTCTGTTTCTTGTAAGAGCTTTTTGATCATGGAATATGAATAGATTATTGCAACTTAAGTACTTTTTAACTCATTCATCAGTAACTGGAAAAAAGCTCCAccaatttattttgatatggcCAAAAGGTTGAGAGTTATTCAAAGATGTTGCATATAATTTATatcttattattataaaatttgatatttcaaatttaatatgattttaatacGTATCAAAATCTACCggggatttttttttcaggaatAAATCTTATTAGGAATTTTGTTCAGTTTATTACCAATTGCGATTCCGGTTCAGTTTGTAATTTACCTTAAATTTTTATCATTAAAAGACAGAACAAAATCCCACCTGAATTAGGATAAAAAGCCGCctgtttaattattaaaaaaagtaataataataaagatacacgcttagagaaaaggaaagatcaggaacattgcctttttttttgctttggctATATAATTAGGGTAGAAGGTTAGAGTCTCGAGCTTTTCTACTTAAGAAACAAATCAGAGAGGAAacacaaaaacgaaaaagagtgagaaagagagaggttGAAGTGCATTATGACGTCCGTCGATGAGAATTTAAGGTTCACGCCTGAGTCACTCATGAGCTACAGTAAGATGATGAGTGACAAACTGGGTCACTCAGGGACGAAATCGTTACTTTCCTTGATTGATGCCTTCAAAAACGAGAGAATCACACCTAGCGTGTTTAGCAAGTCTGTTGTTCTTTtgttccacaaacataaaaataccGAAGGTGAGATCCGAGG
The Brassica napus cultivar Da-Ae chromosome A1, Da-Ae, whole genome shotgun sequence DNA segment above includes these coding regions:
- the LOC106434079 gene encoding uncharacterized protein LOC106434079, coding for MQYFYILIVSLLLTTLSFKGEASGSVFFIDGSNNQYLRPPSEQALPMSLSEVSASLSALLGFAPPSTLTADGSSKLNKILKPNPFERPRAAFILEIAGADDALVETLPSHSFLGNAVRGSISSDSYKADIELPESEVDVVSVNEPLSDATDKDMNEFASWLGGSYVAGSAEPLNGLLSIPLADAANVEFHLEKEAERKFALNLLELYKNIRRAVNLHGDLSHDLAELTVGRFGGIDALAQEYGQGMATKGMDVLLATLSKLFHLLESSHKGQIVGVIVLDERVNQESANLLTVGSSSRSSARSMAEVEAVPSGAIIAQVILVRLTLAWLTGIILLIATILGVYFLMYMPLTKDTLLYSNVKLD